In the genome of Methanopyrus kandleri AV19, one region contains:
- a CDS encoding HEPN domain-containing protein, whose amino-acid sequence MAPSGSYEEARSLWERAGEALELARFSLEEGMYRWTAFHAEQAVRLGIKAALAFLTGEYPRVRGLSELLGVLVDVTGDRRVRELAGELREELKMLSDAYTAARYRVEFPYDTREDAERFIETAERVLSTLGELLREHGFEV is encoded by the coding sequence GTGGCCCCCTCGGGATCGTACGAGGAGGCACGGTCGCTGTGGGAACGTGCCGGTGAGGCGCTCGAGCTCGCGAGGTTCAGCCTGGAGGAAGGGATGTACAGGTGGACCGCGTTCCACGCCGAGCAGGCCGTGCGACTGGGGATCAAGGCCGCGCTGGCGTTCCTGACCGGTGAGTACCCCAGGGTCCGCGGGCTCTCCGAGCTGTTGGGGGTCCTGGTCGACGTCACCGGGGACCGGAGGGTGAGGGAGCTCGCGGGGGAACTCCGGGAAGAGCTGAAGATGCTCTCCGACGCGTACACGGCCGCGCGTTACCGGGTCGAGTTCCCCTACGACACCAGGGAGGACGCGGAACGGTTCATCGAGACCGCCGAGCGGGTGCTCTCCACGCTCGGGGAGCTCCTACGGGAGCACGGGTTCGAGGTGTGA
- a CDS encoding nucleotidyltransferase domain-containing protein, whose product MSRGDVPDWYVKYLRRRYRLFLEYVRRWRYWVRRIAEVIRERVDPRAEVIVFGSVVKGRATGGSDVDVLVVTERARELRPHEVAGIVEEELDLPEDHPFEFHLTTPEGFETRWRRFLDEYERVG is encoded by the coding sequence GTGTCACGTGGGGACGTCCCGGACTGGTACGTGAAGTACCTCCGGAGGCGGTACCGGCTCTTCCTGGAGTACGTTCGGAGATGGAGGTACTGGGTTCGCCGGATCGCGGAGGTGATCCGGGAGCGGGTGGATCCCCGGGCCGAGGTGATCGTCTTCGGCAGCGTGGTCAAGGGGAGGGCTACGGGTGGCTCCGACGTGGACGTGCTCGTCGTCACGGAGAGGGCCCGCGAGCTGAGGCCCCACGAGGTGGCGGGGATCGTGGAGGAGGAGCTGGACCTGCCCGAGGATCACCCGTTCGAGTTCCACCTCACGACCCCGGAGGGTTTCGAGACCCGGTGGCGGCGGTTCCTCGACGAGTACGAGCGGGTGGGGTGA
- a CDS encoding DUF1678 family protein, with amino-acid sequence MVGSHVPIPSDPVERIRALRVLREVYRRGKKPGLEVTYRTVSGNTCGPYYVARWRRDSRFKHGRTLYLGKPENGSVRFVEWLVSLDREEVLELARHLMRNLRSVLKTLLTEVSGLPYKQARRVLARGLALAFDARPSESPRIRDVLEELPDRLESFTVRTLGGWPAHYSSHLKRVIRSRRRSLDGKHEVPDVGLELQRWKLRHG; translated from the coding sequence TTGGTCGGATCGCACGTCCCGATACCCTCCGATCCCGTGGAGCGCATCCGAGCCCTCCGCGTCCTCCGGGAAGTCTACCGTCGTGGAAAGAAACCGGGCCTCGAGGTGACCTACCGGACGGTGAGCGGGAACACGTGCGGCCCGTACTACGTGGCCCGTTGGCGTCGGGATTCCCGGTTCAAGCACGGGCGGACCCTCTACCTGGGCAAGCCCGAGAACGGGAGCGTTCGGTTCGTCGAATGGCTCGTCTCTCTGGATCGAGAAGAGGTTCTGGAGCTAGCCCGGCACCTCATGCGCAACCTACGCTCGGTGCTCAAGACGCTCCTGACCGAAGTCTCGGGTCTGCCATACAAACAGGCCCGACGAGTACTGGCCCGCGGGCTCGCACTGGCCTTCGACGCGAGACCATCCGAGTCACCAAGAATCCGGGACGTGTTGGAAGAACTCCCCGACCGGTTGGAATCCTTCACCGTGAGGACCCTCGGAGGCTGGCCCGCCCACTACTCCTCGCACTTGAAGAGGGTCATCCGCTCCCGCAGGAGGTCCCTCGACGGGAAACACGAGGTCCCCGACGTGGGGTTAGAACTCCAACGCTGGAAGCTGAGACACGGGTAA
- a CDS encoding DUF1156 domain-containing protein, which translates to MTARKIDSWFPVAAVSDECERERDLGSPVEVLPGFRSPVALARAVVLLSLAPEDTEEDALLPSLRPIVGEPWRTPIEVPDGDVPRKVWVLGDGSIALEAARMGREVRLVVTDPAVARFLREVFGRLFALREEALEELEEFLHEVGEVLRDRFGDFYGREDRAYLWIKRVRCPGCGLLVPLMEHRWVVEGRYALELDVPEDGDEVEFEVVEAEEAGPGTVRDGRVTCPRCGRSRSVEGVRRDLSLRAARREEEEPVDAYLAVVVREDGSVRPATDRDLERFELAREEFRREEWEVPRGEPPEGLKRWGIWDVSWLFNRRQLLAHVEVAVATSEVDGDRYGIWAAAVLTELSLRNSVLSRWDPVTVGTLRPRGWTWDHGELPVPSAWREVSDEITEACRELVEVAEDVEVEVVKADEVNRSWSIPRDLPDVLFRAWSELVSNVSAGVGEWKVPVSGGGWARTRAPLPVVGGLGWDDRVSLILRGDRIAGRWEEIVGWIVGCGLEAASAWPVIGEDALVVPLVGREPGPEDVDWEGVVEEVRGSVRELLREVRDLRGRGWRSVRLIPYAAALPPCTGVDVVRRDGDSLGVRHPEVLSEVLAVGWRELVEAVLELLDVGLSDPRARFYAVYRSLWGYPRPDDAPGREVGPPLRALGLDPNDLPYLDADGRLKTYRERRESRLRPEEDPVDAFHAALLEVLEDGPGSALEALPEEVRGEVLGLALAVARAARRRGEDHPEAELARRLVGVSAGAAAR; encoded by the coding sequence TTGACGGCCCGTAAGATCGACTCCTGGTTCCCGGTCGCGGCCGTCTCGGACGAGTGCGAGCGCGAGCGTGATCTCGGGTCGCCGGTGGAGGTCCTCCCCGGGTTCAGGTCGCCGGTCGCGCTGGCCCGGGCGGTGGTCCTCCTGAGCCTCGCCCCTGAGGACACCGAGGAGGACGCGCTGCTACCGTCGTTGCGGCCGATCGTCGGCGAGCCCTGGAGGACACCCATCGAGGTGCCGGACGGGGACGTCCCGCGGAAGGTGTGGGTCCTCGGCGACGGTTCGATCGCCCTCGAGGCGGCCCGGATGGGGCGGGAGGTTCGGCTCGTCGTCACCGACCCCGCGGTCGCCCGGTTCCTCCGCGAGGTCTTCGGGCGGCTGTTCGCGCTGCGGGAGGAAGCGCTGGAGGAGTTGGAGGAGTTCCTCCACGAGGTGGGTGAGGTACTGAGGGACCGGTTCGGGGACTTCTACGGCCGTGAAGATCGCGCCTACCTCTGGATCAAGCGGGTGAGGTGCCCGGGGTGCGGGCTCCTGGTCCCCTTGATGGAGCATCGATGGGTCGTGGAGGGTCGGTACGCGCTGGAGCTGGACGTGCCGGAGGACGGCGACGAGGTGGAGTTCGAGGTCGTGGAGGCGGAGGAGGCCGGGCCCGGGACGGTCAGGGACGGTCGCGTGACCTGCCCGAGGTGCGGGAGGTCGCGGAGCGTGGAGGGAGTCCGGCGCGACCTCTCGCTTCGGGCCGCGCGTAGGGAGGAGGAAGAGCCCGTCGACGCGTACCTGGCGGTCGTGGTGAGGGAGGACGGTTCGGTCCGACCGGCCACGGACCGCGACCTCGAGCGGTTCGAGCTGGCCCGGGAGGAGTTCCGCCGGGAGGAGTGGGAGGTGCCCCGCGGGGAGCCTCCGGAGGGACTCAAACGGTGGGGGATCTGGGACGTCTCGTGGTTGTTCAACCGCAGGCAACTGCTCGCGCACGTGGAGGTCGCCGTCGCGACCTCGGAGGTGGACGGGGACCGGTACGGGATCTGGGCAGCTGCCGTACTGACCGAGCTCTCCCTTCGGAACTCCGTGCTGTCCCGATGGGATCCTGTGACCGTGGGGACCCTGAGGCCCAGGGGTTGGACGTGGGACCACGGCGAGTTACCCGTCCCGTCGGCGTGGAGGGAGGTATCCGACGAGATCACCGAGGCCTGCCGCGAGTTAGTCGAGGTCGCGGAGGATGTCGAAGTGGAGGTGGTAAAGGCCGACGAGGTGAATAGGAGCTGGAGTATACCCCGGGATCTCCCGGACGTGCTGTTCCGGGCCTGGTCGGAGCTCGTCTCGAACGTGTCGGCCGGGGTCGGGGAGTGGAAGGTCCCGGTGTCCGGTGGCGGATGGGCTCGAACGAGGGCACCGCTACCGGTCGTCGGCGGGCTCGGTTGGGACGATCGAGTTTCCCTGATACTGCGGGGCGATCGGATCGCGGGGCGTTGGGAGGAGATCGTCGGGTGGATCGTGGGGTGCGGGCTCGAGGCCGCGTCGGCGTGGCCCGTGATCGGCGAGGACGCGCTCGTGGTCCCGCTGGTCGGGCGCGAGCCGGGGCCCGAGGATGTCGACTGGGAGGGGGTCGTCGAGGAGGTGAGGGGTTCCGTGCGGGAGCTCCTGCGGGAGGTACGCGACCTCCGCGGGCGCGGGTGGAGGTCGGTGAGGCTGATCCCGTACGCCGCCGCCCTGCCGCCGTGCACCGGGGTCGACGTCGTCAGGCGGGATGGGGACTCCCTGGGCGTGCGACACCCGGAGGTGCTCTCTGAGGTGCTCGCGGTGGGTTGGAGGGAGCTGGTGGAGGCCGTCTTGGAGCTCCTGGACGTGGGGCTCTCGGACCCGAGGGCTCGGTTCTACGCGGTCTACAGGTCGCTGTGGGGCTACCCGAGGCCCGACGACGCACCGGGTCGGGAGGTCGGGCCGCCGCTGAGGGCGCTGGGACTGGATCCGAACGACCTCCCTTACCTGGACGCGGACGGTAGGCTGAAGACCTACCGCGAGAGGCGGGAGTCGCGGCTACGGCCCGAGGAGGATCCCGTCGACGCGTTTCACGCGGCGCTGCTGGAGGTGTTGGAAGACGGTCCGGGATCCGCCCTGGAGGCGCTGCCGGAAGAGGTGAGGGGAGAGGTCCTCGGGCTGGCCCTGGCGGTGGCCCGTGCGGCGCGCCGTCGCGGTGAGGATCACCCGGAGGCGGAGCTGGCGCGGAGGCTCGTCGGGGTGTCGGCCGGTGCCGCGGCGCGGTGA
- a CDS encoding DUF1678 family protein — MVRSHVHIPIPSDPVERIRVLRVLREVHRRGRKPSLEVTYRTVNGSTCGPYYVARWRRGSRHRHGRTLYLGKPENESVSFVEWLVSLDKKQVLELARHLMRNLRSVLKTLLTEVSSLPYKRARRVLTRGLALTFDARPSESPRIRDLLEELPDRLESFTVRTLGGWPAHYSSYLRKVIRSRRKSLNGRHEVPDVQLELERWKLQHGWRLRPRTV; from the coding sequence TTGGTGAGATCGCACGTTCACATCCCGATACCTTCGGACCCGGTAGAGCGGATCCGAGTCCTCCGGGTACTCCGAGAGGTTCACCGTCGTGGGAGGAAGCCGAGTCTCGAGGTGACCTATCGGACGGTGAACGGGAGCACGTGCGGTCCGTACTACGTCGCGAGGTGGAGGCGTGGCTCTCGACACAGGCACGGTCGGACGCTCTACCTGGGCAAGCCGGAGAACGAGAGTGTGAGCTTCGTCGAATGGTTGGTTTCCCTAGATAAGAAACAGGTTTTGGAACTCGCGCGGCACTTGATGCGCAACCTCCGCTCCGTCCTCAAGACCCTCCTCACCGAGGTCTCGAGCCTCCCATACAAACGGGCGAGACGTGTCCTGACCCGCGGGCTCGCGCTGACATTCGACGCCAGACCCTCCGAATCACCCAGGATCCGGGATTTACTCGAGGAACTACCCGATCGACTCGAGTCCTTCACCGTGAGGACCCTCGGAGGCTGGCCCGCCCACTACTCGAGCTACCTCCGCAAGGTGATCCGCTCCCGGAGGAAGTCCCTCAACGGGAGGCACGAGGTACCCGACGTACAACTCGAACTCGAACGCTGGAAACTGCAGCACGGATGGCGGCTCCGACCTCGGACAGTATGA
- a CDS encoding HEPN domain-containing protein yields MGSVPSWEWVRRLGEAARRVLGEDARVVPFGSVAKGRAVPGSDLDVMVVSERAPSSFRERARIAYELCEEAGVPEDRVDVLIVRPKDFEVWGRMLMTSESDDTRALVEELLERGERFLRSAVESEERGWNDLAALHAHQAVELTIKAALIALGEAPPGTHFLGKLLGRLHRVTGKDAFGELSRRYRWELRELSHAWSEVRYGHYPGEDVDVGELVEVAREVVEAVRDYVLRLVDVGD; encoded by the coding sequence GTGGGTTCGGTCCCGAGCTGGGAGTGGGTGAGGCGGCTCGGGGAGGCCGCCCGGCGGGTGCTGGGTGAGGACGCCCGTGTGGTACCCTTCGGCAGCGTCGCCAAGGGCCGGGCCGTGCCCGGGAGCGACCTGGACGTGATGGTGGTGAGCGAGCGCGCACCCTCCTCCTTCAGGGAGAGGGCTCGGATCGCGTACGAACTGTGCGAGGAGGCCGGGGTACCGGAGGATCGTGTCGACGTGCTGATCGTGAGACCGAAAGATTTCGAGGTTTGGGGTCGTATGCTCATGACGTCGGAATCCGACGACACGAGGGCGCTGGTCGAGGAGCTGCTGGAACGCGGTGAGAGGTTCCTGAGGTCGGCCGTCGAGTCCGAGGAGCGGGGCTGGAACGACCTAGCCGCACTCCACGCGCACCAGGCCGTGGAGCTGACAATCAAAGCGGCTCTCATAGCTCTGGGCGAGGCGCCGCCGGGAACGCACTTTCTAGGGAAGTTGCTCGGCAGGCTCCACCGGGTCACGGGGAAGGACGCGTTCGGGGAGCTGTCGCGTCGGTACCGATGGGAGCTGAGGGAGCTCTCCCACGCGTGGTCCGAGGTGCGGTACGGTCACTACCCGGGCGAGGACGTCGACGTGGGGGAACTCGTCGAGGTCGCCCGGGAGGTCGTCGAGGCCGTCCGCGACTACGTCCTGAGGCTCGTCGACGTCGGGGATTGA
- a CDS encoding putative CRISPR-associated protein → MGTSTLNNLARALGKGDLDADLDPGDAYRAARNPEAVEEIGEEVLEEALMELVEADPKRASAELNTLLRMAERAEREGLEIDSIALIPTKTANCRLCARVVAEYLREEGYAVWETEPVRAGVDPGEFWWGLSDLLERLEDVGVTDPSRNVWVAATPGFKPEAAVLTLVASLFGKPVFYVHEVMNELVEIPPAMPVVTDPGFVLGLIELRRRLGDGAPEEVAEEVLNDLARDEEERERYKLFLVEDPRSKNIGPSPLARLAESFLALGLLAAKARNYSVEIRTKGHTVPVSRGGGVKKVDRATLRELPLEDDTLEVLATVAALEGVDDTWFVAGEWTTEGTRRHARTVEVLETRDDAVVVSVRDRRVHISRLLIPTEDPERVARALKQLVGALSDAR, encoded by the coding sequence GTGGGCACCTCCACGCTGAACAACCTGGCACGGGCGCTCGGGAAAGGTGACCTAGACGCCGATTTGGACCCGGGAGACGCCTACCGCGCCGCGAGGAACCCGGAGGCGGTTGAGGAGATCGGCGAGGAAGTTCTCGAGGAGGCTCTCATGGAGCTAGTGGAGGCGGATCCGAAGCGGGCTTCCGCCGAGCTGAACACGCTCCTGCGCATGGCGGAGCGGGCCGAGCGCGAGGGTCTCGAGATCGACTCGATCGCGCTGATCCCGACGAAGACCGCCAACTGCCGGTTGTGCGCGAGGGTCGTGGCGGAGTACCTGCGGGAGGAGGGCTACGCGGTCTGGGAGACCGAACCCGTCAGGGCGGGTGTGGACCCGGGGGAGTTCTGGTGGGGTCTAAGCGACCTGCTCGAGCGGCTCGAGGACGTCGGCGTCACGGACCCCTCGCGGAACGTGTGGGTGGCCGCCACCCCCGGCTTCAAGCCCGAGGCCGCCGTCCTGACGCTCGTCGCGTCGCTGTTCGGCAAGCCCGTGTTCTACGTGCACGAGGTCATGAACGAGCTCGTCGAGATCCCGCCCGCGATGCCGGTCGTCACCGACCCCGGGTTCGTGCTCGGACTGATCGAGCTCCGGAGGAGGCTCGGTGACGGCGCCCCCGAAGAGGTGGCGGAGGAGGTCCTGAACGACCTGGCGCGGGACGAGGAGGAAAGGGAGCGGTACAAGCTCTTCCTCGTGGAGGATCCGCGGAGCAAGAACATCGGACCGTCGCCGCTGGCCCGGCTCGCCGAGTCGTTCCTGGCGCTTGGCCTGCTCGCGGCGAAAGCGCGGAACTACTCCGTTGAGATCCGGACCAAGGGACACACCGTCCCGGTGAGCCGGGGAGGCGGTGTGAAGAAGGTCGACCGGGCGACCCTGAGGGAGCTCCCGCTGGAGGACGACACCCTCGAGGTCCTGGCGACCGTGGCCGCGCTCGAAGGCGTGGATGACACCTGGTTCGTGGCCGGCGAGTGGACGACCGAGGGGACGCGTCGGCACGCGAGGACCGTGGAGGTACTCGAAACTCGGGACGACGCCGTGGTCGTGTCGGTCAGGGACCGACGGGTGCACATCTCGAGGCTCCTGATCCCGACCGAGGATCCCGAGCGGGTGGCGCGGGCCCTGAAACAGCTGGTCGGGGCGCTGTCCGACGCCCGCTAG
- the cmr6 gene encoding type III-B CRISPR module RAMP protein Cmr6 produces MSERSPENVLLSRLREDVDEELKGDLSTLCSVLLYYGLPGALVLAEREDVREALSRLPLDRIERELEREGLPRADRLATRLADLARNAAAVGELPEDEGRDRVERLRRRVAEAAEESLVPEEGVRTHPYHEKRTLALRALSDGEENLRREVRRLLRRVVDAAEKAARSDEIRGYVGSYLKTLRELGRSPHLRVREVELRFPHSRLVVGMGGPHPAENDLTLDPVTGLPVIPGTTLKGVARAAGELILERGDPDELRKYFGADDTRQARKRFREVFGSKPRESEPKESDDGNASESKRAGEVTFHDALPDPDWLRDVDSPLEVDVLNPHYGEYYEGEGPPHESMRPKPVEFLTVRRGSRWRTVLVSERRGSLDVALRLLKYGVERLGIGARTCAGYGYGEVRY; encoded by the coding sequence ATGAGCGAGCGTTCCCCGGAGAACGTCCTGCTGTCGCGGCTCCGGGAGGACGTCGACGAGGAGCTCAAGGGTGACCTCTCGACCCTGTGCTCGGTCCTCCTGTACTACGGTCTGCCGGGCGCCCTGGTGCTCGCGGAACGGGAGGACGTGAGGGAGGCGCTCTCGAGGCTGCCGCTCGACCGGATCGAACGCGAGCTGGAGAGAGAAGGTCTACCCCGGGCCGACAGACTGGCCACGCGGCTCGCCGACCTGGCCCGGAACGCGGCCGCCGTCGGCGAGTTGCCCGAGGATGAGGGGCGCGACCGCGTGGAAAGACTGCGCCGGAGGGTCGCGGAGGCGGCGGAGGAGTCCCTAGTCCCCGAGGAGGGCGTCCGGACGCACCCGTACCACGAGAAACGGACGCTGGCCCTCCGGGCGCTGAGTGACGGGGAGGAGAACCTCAGACGGGAGGTCCGAAGGCTCCTGAGACGGGTCGTGGACGCCGCGGAGAAAGCGGCCCGCTCCGACGAGATCCGCGGGTACGTCGGGTCTTACCTGAAGACGCTGAGGGAGCTGGGCCGGAGCCCGCACCTCAGGGTCCGCGAGGTCGAGCTCCGGTTCCCGCACTCCAGGCTGGTCGTGGGGATGGGCGGCCCGCACCCGGCCGAGAACGACCTCACCCTGGACCCGGTGACCGGCCTGCCCGTGATCCCGGGGACGACCCTCAAGGGCGTGGCCCGCGCGGCCGGCGAGCTGATCCTCGAACGCGGAGACCCCGACGAGCTGAGGAAGTACTTCGGGGCCGACGACACCCGACAGGCCCGGAAGCGCTTCCGTGAGGTGTTCGGATCGAAGCCAAGGGAGTCGGAACCCAAAGAGTCCGACGACGGGAACGCATCGGAGTCCAAGCGCGCCGGCGAGGTGACCTTCCACGACGCGCTCCCGGATCCGGACTGGTTGAGGGACGTCGACTCGCCGCTCGAGGTCGACGTCCTGAACCCGCACTACGGCGAGTACTACGAGGGAGAGGGGCCTCCCCACGAGTCGATGCGACCCAAGCCCGTCGAGTTCCTGACAGTCCGGCGGGGTTCCAGGTGGCGCACGGTCCTGGTCTCGGAGCGGAGGGGGTCGCTGGACGTCGCCCTGAGGCTCCTGAAGTACGGCGTGGAGCGCCTGGGTATCGGCGCCAGGACGTGCGCCGGCTACGGGTACGGCGAGGTTCGGTACTGA
- a CDS encoding RAMP superfamily CRISPR-associated protein — MRYDRDGPLPRPPELRGQFRWAFRAVAASFLDGDGLRRVEAEFWGGRPSEGKDLRPSPVSVRLRRGVGEDDVEEGGRCARRRRRYRITIDEDGRLRVDNRCYLCPPIYLRGRREEQPLVIRAGATFELELTGLREDALEVAKLSLELLSLIGGYGRRFRRAFGCFEVRADDLSTRVEGTDDFVDRLRGCLDDLRELIAERSDGTSGPVESFPSFRRATLWTFEWRKQRVDKLLDRLGGTLREARRRLRNERFENSNEELRWLLGSSDAGGPLAAAIPAPPLRDAGRARRREPRSLRGLRPAAVVREAAPRERDRRGRGGGSEEGRERSREDATPVVPRRRAPRDRSNREPREGVEIGGVNTLGEPALGPHGDPHPSGHWWATRRDRPPADPAQAHPRTLRPGELREGSAEDPRRGRAGEAGRPGR; from the coding sequence GTGAGGTACGACCGGGACGGACCGCTCCCCCGACCCCCGGAGCTCAGGGGACAGTTCAGGTGGGCGTTCCGGGCCGTCGCGGCCTCCTTCCTGGACGGGGACGGGCTCCGCCGCGTCGAGGCCGAGTTCTGGGGCGGCAGACCGTCGGAGGGGAAGGACCTCCGACCCTCCCCGGTCTCGGTGCGGCTGAGGAGGGGCGTGGGTGAGGACGACGTCGAGGAGGGTGGCCGGTGTGCGAGGCGTCGAAGGCGATACCGCATCACGATCGACGAAGACGGTCGACTTCGGGTCGACAACCGGTGCTATCTATGCCCGCCCATCTACCTGCGCGGTCGACGTGAAGAGCAACCTCTCGTGATCCGGGCCGGAGCGACCTTCGAGCTCGAGCTGACCGGCCTCCGAGAAGACGCACTCGAGGTTGCGAAGCTCTCCCTGGAGCTGCTGTCCCTGATCGGTGGGTACGGCCGGCGGTTCAGGCGCGCCTTCGGGTGCTTCGAGGTCCGGGCCGACGACCTGTCCACCCGCGTGGAGGGTACCGACGACTTCGTCGATAGGCTCCGCGGGTGCCTGGACGATCTCAGGGAACTGATCGCGGAACGCTCCGACGGTACCTCGGGGCCCGTGGAATCCTTCCCGAGCTTCCGTCGCGCCACCCTCTGGACGTTCGAGTGGAGGAAGCAGCGCGTCGATAAACTCCTGGACCGTCTGGGGGGCACGCTCAGGGAGGCCCGTCGGAGGCTCCGGAACGAGAGGTTCGAGAACTCGAACGAGGAGCTCCGGTGGCTGCTAGGTTCGAGCGACGCCGGGGGTCCCCTGGCTGCTGCGATCCCCGCTCCTCCTCTCCGTGACGCCGGTCGAGCTCGACGGCGTGAACCGCGGTCGCTACGTGGTCTCCGTCCTGCTGCTGTGGTTAGGGAAGCTGCACCCCGGGAACGGGACCGTCGTGGTCGAGGAGGGGGATCGGAAGAGGGTCGAGAACGCTCTCGAGAGGACGCTACGCCGGTCGTTCCGCGGCGTCGAGCGCCACGGGATCGAAGTAACCGAGAGCCGCGTGAGGGTGTCGAAATCGGCGGGGTGAACACCCTTGGAGAACCGGCTCTGGGCCCTCACGGTGACCCCCACCCGAGTGGGCACTGGTGGGCGACCCGGCGCGATCGACCTCCCGCTGATCCGGCGCAGGCACACCCGCGTACCTTACGTCCCGGGGAGCTCCGTGAAGGGAGCGCTGAGGACCCACGTCGAGGCCGAGCTGGAGAAGCCGGACGACCTGGTCGATGA
- the cas10 gene encoding type III-B CRISPR-associated protein Cas10/Cmr2, with the protein MPKLVTVRLRPSGGIKTWLRGRKLADSLAASWLLGYLVYRVYERLCRRLDVERVLRPVLPGNHPFEKKPDNLEPWETRGCVMPDAVELVVDGDVSAEEVARIARETVEDVLEDVLKRGRETPWRCHNVSLYEPLEDWWERTSGRSAARVELPPGLIQVSAAVVDLEEPDDEEAYREAVRRVASLVGTRAEVMDARGSGGQPCSVCGTYPTVGDREFWEELSERLPPQLLKRWEGGFERLCAACLLKRYFGTHVIRSWYLEKISWIPSTAEVAITPVKVGILNRWEELKDDGGFREAALGFLREVLPEQLRQIAHYLRCVKEVDRAGELEEAAKDLKRDRLEPEGLPEDVRKELHRLTPKAPRLDEELGDVEDSLIEVLLCVEGRFWYDPEAPGGLRELLEAGDLENLYTPYYALLKLDGDRMGELFSRDPETTRGASRATIEFGLKAMRIVHGHYGVLLYCGGDDVFAALPLHTALDCAFELEETFRESLKKWKGTCSAGLAVVHHLHPLRDAIDLAYRLEKRAKEAGRNRLAVGLYRRNAPERVAVLKWEADGKRPWGLLFELADLVSRRAAYHLPRDWWEGWWEELDEPKNLLRSLLGYVALRHRGEGADEGEIVGLVERIAEVVGKAGPEDGDPGAEVGRALEIALELRSECPAGGNGG; encoded by the coding sequence GTGCCGAAGCTGGTCACCGTGCGCCTACGGCCGTCCGGCGGCATCAAGACCTGGCTCCGGGGTCGTAAACTGGCGGACTCCCTCGCGGCGAGTTGGTTGCTAGGCTACCTGGTTTACCGCGTGTACGAGCGGCTGTGCCGTAGGCTGGACGTCGAGAGGGTCCTCCGACCCGTCCTACCGGGGAATCACCCCTTCGAGAAGAAGCCGGATAACCTGGAGCCGTGGGAGACGCGCGGGTGCGTGATGCCGGACGCCGTCGAGCTGGTCGTGGACGGCGACGTGAGCGCGGAGGAGGTCGCCCGCATCGCCCGGGAGACCGTGGAGGACGTGCTGGAGGACGTCTTGAAGCGCGGCCGCGAGACCCCCTGGAGGTGTCATAACGTCAGCCTGTACGAGCCGCTCGAGGACTGGTGGGAGCGCACGTCCGGGAGGTCCGCGGCGAGGGTCGAGCTCCCGCCCGGCCTGATCCAGGTCTCCGCGGCCGTCGTGGACCTGGAGGAGCCAGACGACGAAGAAGCGTACCGGGAGGCCGTCCGCCGCGTCGCGAGCCTCGTCGGGACGCGGGCCGAGGTGATGGACGCGAGGGGATCCGGGGGTCAGCCCTGCAGCGTCTGCGGTACGTACCCGACCGTGGGAGATCGTGAGTTCTGGGAGGAGCTCTCGGAGCGGCTCCCTCCCCAGCTCCTGAAGCGGTGGGAGGGCGGCTTCGAGCGCCTCTGCGCCGCGTGCCTGCTCAAGCGCTACTTCGGGACGCACGTGATACGCTCCTGGTACCTGGAGAAGATCTCCTGGATCCCGTCCACGGCCGAGGTCGCGATCACCCCGGTCAAGGTCGGGATACTGAACAGGTGGGAGGAGCTCAAGGACGACGGGGGCTTCCGAGAGGCTGCCCTCGGGTTTCTGAGGGAAGTGCTACCGGAGCAGCTGCGGCAGATCGCCCACTACCTCAGGTGCGTCAAGGAGGTGGATCGGGCGGGGGAGCTCGAGGAGGCCGCCAAGGACCTGAAGAGGGACCGCCTGGAGCCCGAAGGGCTACCGGAGGACGTGAGGAAGGAACTCCACCGGCTGACCCCCAAGGCGCCCAGACTGGACGAGGAGCTGGGGGACGTCGAGGATTCCCTGATCGAGGTCCTCCTCTGCGTCGAGGGCAGGTTCTGGTACGATCCCGAGGCCCCGGGGGGACTGAGGGAGCTGCTCGAGGCCGGCGACCTGGAGAACCTCTACACCCCGTACTACGCCCTCCTGAAGCTGGACGGCGACCGCATGGGCGAGCTCTTCTCGCGGGACCCGGAGACGACCCGCGGGGCCTCCCGGGCCACGATCGAGTTCGGCCTGAAGGCGATGAGAATCGTGCACGGGCACTACGGGGTCCTCCTGTACTGCGGGGGCGACGACGTCTTCGCGGCGCTCCCCCTGCACACGGCCCTCGACTGCGCGTTCGAGCTCGAGGAAACCTTCCGGGAGAGCCTGAAGAAGTGGAAGGGGACCTGCAGCGCCGGGCTGGCCGTCGTCCACCACCTCCACCCGCTCCGGGACGCGATCGACCTGGCGTACCGGCTCGAGAAGAGGGCTAAGGAGGCCGGCAGGAACCGGCTCGCGGTAGGACTGTACCGGAGGAACGCCCCGGAGCGGGTCGCGGTCCTGAAGTGGGAGGCCGACGGGAAACGCCCCTGGGGGCTACTGTTCGAGCTCGCGGACCTCGTCTCCAGGAGGGCCGCGTACCACCTGCCGCGGGACTGGTGGGAGGGCTGGTGGGAGGAGCTCGACGAGCCGAAGAACCTGCTCCGCTCGCTGCTCGGGTACGTGGCGCTGAGGCACCGAGGTGAGGGCGCCGACGAGGGTGAGATCGTCGGGCTCGTGGAGAGGATCGCCGAGGTCGTCGGGAAGGCCGGACCCGAGGACGGCGACCCGGGCGCGGAGGTGGGTCGCGCGCTGGAGATCGCCCTCGAGCTCCGCTCGGAGTGCCCGGCCGGGGGTAACGGGGGTTGA